In Rubrivirga marina, the following are encoded in one genomic region:
- a CDS encoding DUF427 domain-containing protein has product MPPVRPTPPGPGQRSVWDFPRPPALEPVGETVRIDFGGREIARTDRALQILETSHPPTVYLPPDAFAEGVLVPRPETSGCEWKGRAVYFDVVSGGARAEKAAWGYPDPTPAFRALKDRVAVYAGPMDACWIGDERVEPQPGGFYGGWVTSRVVGPFRGAPGTWGW; this is encoded by the coding sequence ATGCCGCCCGTCCGCCCCACCCCGCCCGGCCCCGGGCAGCGCTCCGTCTGGGACTTCCCACGGCCGCCGGCCCTCGAACCCGTCGGTGAGACGGTCCGCATCGACTTCGGCGGGCGGGAGATCGCGCGGACCGACCGCGCGCTCCAGATCCTCGAGACGAGCCACCCGCCGACGGTCTACCTCCCGCCTGACGCCTTCGCCGAGGGCGTGCTCGTCCCCCGCCCCGAAACGTCCGGTTGCGAGTGGAAGGGGCGCGCGGTCTACTTCGACGTCGTCTCCGGCGGCGCCCGGGCCGAGAAGGCCGCGTGGGGCTACCCCGACCCGACGCCAGCCTTCCGCGCCCTCAAAGACCGCGTCGCCGTCTACGCCGGGCCGATGGACGCCTGCTGGATCGGCGACGAGCGCGTCGAGCCGCAGCCGGGCGGGTTCTACGGCGGCTGGGTCACGTCCCGCGTCGTCGGCCCGTTCAGGGGCGCGCCGGGCACGTGGGGCTGGTAA
- a CDS encoding AI-2E family transporter: MPLRLSDLPVAHANRGAVRALLLAAVAVVFVAMVSEVAMAAFLGVVIAVFLLPVHTWLVSRLRKATPAALVTLLLVIVPVLAVAGYGYLEVRDAAEYLGAHTAEVAQKVAEAVSRLPFVTSDVSGVIESGLDRAAEAATGVPDGLQDAIGEFAVAAAMFLFTAFYVLTERARIVAYLRERVPASYAPLAAHLERHAKGVLYGAIYATLVAQTLKALWLLALLLVFGVPLPFTLALLAFVIGFFPVVGSWTIYLPAAGWLLVFDGSPGKAAALVALAFVVSTPLVTFYVRPKLAADRSHVLDFYWMFVGLTAGVFAFGIPGVVLGPVVVGLLKALLDVVTDDESWRTADGDDPEADVLAQDAVEAAG, translated from the coding sequence ATGCCCCTCCGCCTCTCCGACCTCCCCGTCGCCCACGCCAACCGTGGCGCGGTCCGCGCGCTCCTGTTGGCGGCCGTGGCGGTGGTGTTCGTGGCGATGGTCTCCGAGGTCGCGATGGCCGCGTTCTTGGGGGTCGTGATCGCGGTGTTCTTGCTGCCAGTCCACACGTGGCTTGTGTCCCGGCTCAGGAAGGCGACGCCGGCGGCGCTCGTGACGCTCCTCCTCGTCATCGTACCGGTGCTGGCGGTCGCCGGATACGGATACCTGGAGGTCCGAGACGCGGCCGAGTACCTGGGCGCGCACACGGCGGAGGTGGCCCAGAAGGTGGCCGAGGCCGTGAGCCGCCTCCCGTTCGTGACCTCCGACGTCAGCGGGGTGATCGAGTCGGGGTTGGACCGGGCGGCCGAGGCCGCGACGGGCGTGCCGGACGGGCTCCAGGACGCGATCGGGGAGTTCGCCGTCGCCGCCGCGATGTTCCTGTTCACGGCCTTCTACGTGCTGACCGAGCGGGCCCGGATCGTGGCCTACCTCCGCGAGCGCGTGCCCGCCAGCTACGCCCCGCTGGCCGCCCACCTCGAGCGTCATGCGAAGGGCGTGCTCTACGGGGCCATCTACGCGACGCTCGTCGCCCAGACGCTCAAGGCGCTGTGGCTGCTCGCGCTCCTCCTGGTGTTCGGCGTCCCGCTCCCGTTCACGCTCGCGCTTCTGGCCTTCGTGATCGGCTTCTTCCCCGTCGTCGGGTCGTGGACGATCTACCTGCCGGCGGCCGGCTGGCTCCTCGTCTTCGACGGGTCGCCGGGGAAGGCGGCGGCCCTCGTGGCGCTGGCGTTCGTCGTCAGCACGCCGCTCGTGACGTTCTACGTCCGCCCGAAGTTGGCCGCCGACCGATCCCACGTGCTCGACTTCTACTGGATGTTCGTCGGGCTGACGGCCGGGGTCTTCGCCTTCGGGATCCCCGGCGTCGTGCTCGGGCCGGTCGTCGTGGGGCTGTTGAAGGCGCTCCTCGACGTGGTCACCGACGACGAGAGCTGGCGGACGGCCGACGGCGACGACCCCGAAGCCGACGTCCTCGCCCAGGACGCCGTCGAGGCGGCCGGCTAG
- a CDS encoding carbon-nitrogen hydrolase family protein, with product MRLALVQQPATDNLDDNLRRGLAAFDRAADAGADLVAFAELPFTPFYPQRHATPEALARAEPIPGPTVEAFQQRCAARGVVAVLNLFERDGDRTYDTSPVIDADGTLLGRTRMIHITDYEAFHEQGYYAPGDRGLPVYETAAGRVGVAICYDRHYPEAMRALALDGAELVVVPQAGAVGEWPEGLYEAEMRVAAFQNGYFTALANRVGPEERLTFAGESFVCSPDGRVIARAGQGTEEILIADVDLDAVRQSHARRLFLRDRRPELYADWLAR from the coding sequence ATGCGCCTCGCCCTCGTCCAGCAGCCCGCCACCGACAACCTCGACGACAACCTCCGCCGCGGGTTGGCAGCCTTCGATCGCGCCGCCGACGCCGGGGCCGACCTCGTCGCCTTCGCCGAGCTCCCGTTCACGCCGTTCTACCCCCAGCGCCACGCGACGCCCGAGGCGCTCGCCCGGGCCGAGCCGATCCCCGGCCCGACCGTCGAGGCGTTTCAGCAGCGGTGCGCCGCGCGGGGCGTCGTCGCCGTGCTCAACCTGTTCGAGCGGGATGGGGACCGGACCTACGACACGTCGCCCGTCATCGACGCCGACGGGACGCTGCTCGGACGGACGCGGATGATTCACATCACCGACTACGAGGCGTTCCACGAGCAGGGCTACTACGCGCCGGGCGACCGCGGGCTGCCGGTCTACGAGACGGCGGCCGGTCGCGTCGGCGTGGCGATCTGCTACGACCGGCACTACCCGGAGGCCATGCGCGCGCTCGCGCTCGACGGCGCCGAGCTCGTCGTGGTGCCGCAGGCCGGGGCCGTCGGGGAATGGCCCGAGGGGCTGTACGAGGCCGAGATGCGCGTCGCGGCGTTCCAAAACGGGTACTTCACCGCGCTCGCAAATCGCGTCGGGCCGGAGGAGCGGCTGACGTTCGCCGGCGAAAGCTTCGTTTGCTCGCCGGACGGCCGCGTGATCGCCCGTGCGGGCCAGGGCACGGAGGAGATCCTGATCGCCGACGTCGACCTCGACGCGGTGCGCCAGTCGCACGCGCGGCGGCTGTTCCTCCGCGACCGACGCCCCGAGCTCTACGCCGACTGGCTGGCCCGCTAG
- the ndk gene encoding nucleoside-diphosphate kinase has translation MERTLAIIKPDAVKAGHAGKILDRILSEGFAVRAMKLVTLTQAQAEGFYAVHAERPFFGELTEFMSSGPCVPLVLEREDAVAKWREVIGATNPAEAAEGTIRKQFATSMGENAVHGSDSAENGVKEGRYFFSESEIVQNGADVIDA, from the coding sequence ATGGAGCGCACGCTCGCCATCATCAAGCCGGACGCCGTCAAGGCGGGCCACGCCGGCAAGATCCTCGACCGCATCCTCTCGGAGGGCTTCGCCGTCCGCGCGATGAAGCTCGTCACCCTGACCCAGGCCCAGGCCGAGGGGTTCTACGCCGTCCACGCCGAGCGGCCGTTCTTCGGCGAGCTCACCGAGTTCATGTCGTCCGGCCCGTGCGTCCCGCTGGTCCTCGAGCGCGAGGACGCCGTCGCCAAGTGGCGGGAGGTGATCGGCGCGACGAACCCGGCCGAGGCCGCCGAGGGCACGATTCGGAAGCAGTTCGCGACCTCGATGGGCGAGAACGCCGTCCACGGCTCCGACTCCGCCGAGAACGGCGTCAAGGAGGGCCGCTACTTCTTCTCGGAGAGCGAGATCGTCCAGAACGGCGCCGACGTCATCGACGCGTAG